From Sceloporus undulatus isolate JIND9_A2432 ecotype Alabama chromosome 6, SceUnd_v1.1, whole genome shotgun sequence, one genomic window encodes:
- the STRC gene encoding stereocilin isoform X11, protein MKKGHRANSLLLFPPGSLQQLILWGIKHNISWSIGMLGIASTRAFPQWLFPVPDCPSPDGGPAPRRHERSSGATQGPSLDQRSPAEVLLEAACNGSAPPLPGVSNFTLYLYCHLFNSSKEPGQSPLDLEAMCSDAAWYLSSMEGDSVWAQACKETFPLHFNKTASGHAPLLWYCFLEKGEGEEEWWTFWTQNLLSRPGQGEFLKDLRQQLSVLCRHPGPNATAHQSSHWCDPSMGIPQAPCHASFLGKRRGGHRCRFWALVCICGSLMEGLQGIHPWVKLHCLAKEEEGRACWCCFWWMPGMPPVPTWLCQHASSFLVRQLSQLVWCPDLPPSSSSSSCPQWVPSAAGFLLWLLDFLLALPALEEVGQGVRQPLGQDLLLAGLLGNYSSWASFQAHVALQDVSWFLREGQDAAAKDELLQCFSPLIWDLLQSGEKATALGFFMQVPPRVVQTLLQSAESEAAQWFLALLHHSWPQLQVSPWEDPVLRLLIVQLLSTLPRLSPQLALQLSHFVPAMTVPDILHLPPALLANNSVLAIISSQSARMTPAQKRALVRRLLQTRQLGDIPSWPSEFLHTVGPLLPHLPLHHFLQLTPQQIQALADSWQEVDLGVVQGRHVARGVAIGSHRSTEELVHRLGSLICFLSLEELHKISALHDLRGPVEKRLLECVASGLLDPQGQLAHILVGLLHPVAPGSQELHAWQSLMPAVRVDLLQNLSDAQVVAILPDLQMAQLSHAQAFLLLSQAVQLENVSARRGVWVESSLCLRGSGEAPQLHLPSPLFCCPPAPFWVTWGGAGPLCSLLPGLGPQSLAVAVLALLAEGCACVGSTVPQLSGPQKAALLQASLQRHSPQLSVLSTHLDCLLPILPLQLLQVDTQALLGRGGWHPEAPWAPQQAQFLWQKMEARINVTQDVIRAMGCLAVGMSCTSLQALRERANFPAVLEALYSQGCCLPWTLRGCIWEEIQREPGLTGREMTQLGPQFLLDLPAPLLDKLPAAPILLILDYVRRNPRSLLAVPPTRRATLAQRSLQALMPQPEEGISATVLHLLGPLVGFLDPQTVAHIDPAMLLYHLDELREACLEEEMTKALGQRLVDALGDPAHWSWVELEQLGHLVFLLPLVSVQQIAQAALHRDVVEQLLQSQRAWEASEGGRLCSSLPGADWRQRQRWQRRVQAQKEALVRRSLEGDPEGSIPTCSDLRATFPSAWSAVQIHTMDQGQFHDCLSVISQDPTLSPDQGQAALHKAKQVLGPVRAMGQLELLELGWLALHLTEEELHGLEIPDWGVLAVLGGLEGWTERQMRAVSSRLLRQRQQSGQSLGMLDLVALGHLLCGLQVGEIQELSGHEFSKAAPFVGSLMLHCSEEKLEALAGQLEGPLAFGPAAFWGPGIFTEIGTLAAGLPDLTLSSLVPEQLRALTPCAVALIPAPKFTAVFSPGQIRSLTSLQASAVTPQQSRLLSPEQREALALARCEGQACQDQRGWNRSERCHPAVSLLLLPCLLLCLWGDWGLQ, encoded by the exons ATGAAGAAGGGGCACAGAGCTAACTCCCTGCTCCTTTTCCCACCAGGAAGCCTGCAGCAGCTGATCCTCTG GGGCATCAAGCACAACATCAGCTGGAGCATTGGCATGCTGGGCATCGCCAGCACCAGGGCCTTCCCACAATGGCTTTTTCCTGTGCCTGACTGCCCAAGCCCTGATGGGGGACCAGCGCCCAGAAGACATGAGAGATCTTCGGGTGCCACCCAGGGGCCCTCCCTGGACCAGCGCTCTCCAGCTGAGGTCCTCCTGGAGGCAGCCTGCAATGGGAGCGCCCCTCCTTTGCCAGGGGTCTCCAACTTCACCCTCTATCTCTACTGCCACCTCTTCAACAGCTCAAAGGAGCCCGGCCAGTCCCCTCTGGACCTGGAAGCCATGTGCTCAGATGCTGCCTGGTACCTTTCTTCCATGGAGGGGGACTCAGTCTGGGCACAGGCCTGCAAGGAGACCTTCCCTCTCCATTTCAACAAGACTGCCAGTGGCCATGCCCCTCTGCTCTGGTATTGCTTTCtggagaagggggagggggaggaggagtggtGGACCTTCTGGACCCAGAACCTCTTGAGCAGGCCTGGCCAGGGGGAGTTCCTCAAGGACCTGAGGCAGCAGCTGTCTGTCCTCTGCCGCCACCCTGGGCCAAATGCCACGGCCCACCAGAGCAGCCATTGGTGTGATCCTTCCATGGGGATCCCGCaagccccctgccatgccagCTTCCTGGGCAAGCGTAGAGGAGGCCACAGGTGCAGGTTCTGGGCACTAGTGTGCATCTGTGGGTCCCTCATGGAGGGCCTGCAAGGGATCCACCCGTGGGTGAAGCTTCATTGCctggccaaggaggaggaaggaagggcctGCTGGTGTTGCTTCTGGTGGATGCCAGGGATGCCACCTGTTCCCACCTGGCTCTGTCAGCACGCTTCATCCTTCCTGGTGAGGCAGCTGTCCCAGCTTGTCTGGTGCCCAGAcctcccaccctcctcctcctcctcctcctgcccccaatGGGTCCCCAGTGCTGCTGGCTTCCTGCTGTGGCTGCTGGACTTCCTGCTTGCCTTGCCAGCCCTGGAGGAGGTGGGCCAGGGGGTCAGGCAGCCGCTCGGGCAGGACCTACTGCTGGCAGGCCTCCTGGGGAATTATTCCTCCTGGGCCTCTTTCCAAGCCCACGTTGCCCTGCAGGACGTGAGCTGGTTCCTTCGGGAAGGACAGGATGCTGCTGCCAAGGATGAGCTGCTGCAGTGTTTCAGT CCTCTGATCTGGGATCTGCTACAGAGCGGAGAGAAGGCCACGGCCCTGGGGTTCTTCATGCAG GTGCCCCCAAGGGTGGTCCAGACATTGCTGCAGTCAGCTGAAAGTGAGGCTGCCCAGTGGTTTCTGGCTCTCTTGCACCACTCCTGGCCTCAGTTACAG gTGTCTCCCTGGGAGGACCCAGTGCTCCGGCTGCTGATTGTGCAGCTCTTGAGCACGCTTCCAAGGCTGAGTCCCCAGCTCGCCCTCCAGCTCTCCCACTTTGTTCCTGCCATGACCGTGCCGGACATCCTGCACTTGCCACCTGCCCTGCTGGCCAACAACAGTGT GCTGGCCATAATCAGCAGCCAGAGCGCAAGAATGACGCCAGCACAGAAGCGGGCCCTTGTGCGGCGGCTCCTGCAGACCAGGCAGCTAGGGGACATTCCTTCCTGGCCCTCTGAGTTCTTGCACACCGTCGGGCCTCTCCTCCCTCACCTGCCCCTCCATCACTTCCTTCAGCTCACACCTCAGCAG ATCCAAGCACTGGCGGATAGCTGGCAGGAAGTAGACCTGGGTGTGGTCCAGGGGCGTCACGTGGCTCGCGGTGTGGCCATTGGGAGCCACAGGAGCACAGAGGAACTGGTGCACAG GCTTGGCTCCCTCATCTGCTTTCTCAGCCTGGAGGAGCTGCACAAGATCTCCGCCTTGCACGATCTCCGGGGACCAGTGGAGAAACGTCTCCTAGAATGTGTGGCCAGTGGGCTGCTGGACCCTCAGGGACAG CTGGCACACATCCTGGTGGGGCTGCTGCATCCAGTTGCTCCGGGTTCCCAAGAGCTGCATGCCTGGCAAAGCCTCATGCCTGCAGTGCGGGTGGATCTCCTACAGAACTTGTCTGATGCCCAGGTGGTGGCAATTCTCCCTGACCTGCAAATGGCACAACTGAGCCATGCCCAG GCTTTCCTCTTGCTTTCCCAGGCTGTACAACTGGAGAATGTGAGTGCCAGGAGAGGAGTCTGGGTGGAGTCCTCACTCTGCTTGAGGGGCTCAGGAGAAGCACCACAGCTCCATCTTCCAAGCCCACTCTTCTGCTGCCCACCAGCTCCCTTTTGG GTGACGTGGGGTGGGGCTGGGCCCCTGTGCTCCCTGCTGCCAGGGCTGGGCCCCCAGAGCCTAGCAGTGGCTGTGCTTGCTCTGCTGGCTGAGGGCTGTGCCTGTGTGGGGTCCACCGTCCCTCAGCTCTCGGGCCCCCAGAAAGCAGCCCTGCTCCAAGCATCCCTGCAG AGGCACAGCCCACAGTTATCTGTGCTCAGCACCCACCTGGATTGCCTTCTGCCCATCCTCCCTCTCCAGCTTCTTCAGGTGGACACTCAGGCCCTGCTGGGAAGGGGTGGCTGGCACCCAGAGGCTCCCTGGGCCCCACAACAG GCCCAGTTCCTTTGGCAGAAAATGGAAGCCAGGATCAATGTGACTCAGGATGTGATCAG GGCAATGGGATGCCTGGCAGTGGGCATGTCCTGCACCTCCCTCCAGGCCCTACGGGAAAGGGCCAATTTCCCTGCTGTCTTGGAAGCGCTCTACAGCCAAGGCTGCTGCCTCCCCTGGACCCTg AGAGGGTGCATCTGGGAAGAGATACAGAGGGAGCCGGGACTCACTGGCAGAGAGATGACACAACTGGGGCCCCAGTTCCTCCTGGATTTGCC GGCTCCTCTTCTGGACAAACTTCCTGCGGCGCCCATCCTGCTAATTCTGGACTATGTGAGGAGAAATCCCCGCAGTCTGCTGGCCGTGCCACCCACTCGGCGGGCAACCCTTGCCCAGCGCAGTCTGCAGGCTCtg ATGCCCCAACCGGAGGAGGGCATCTCTGCCACTGTCCTGCACCTCCTTGGCCCCCTTGTGGGTTTTCTTGACCCCCAAACAGTGGCTCATATTGACCCTGCAATGCTGTTGTATCACCTGGATGAGCTGCGTGAGGCATGCCTGGAGGAAGAGATGACCAAGGCACTTGGGCAACGGCTGGTTGATGCGCTGGG GGATCCTGCGCACTGGAGCTGGGTGGAGCTGGAGCAGCTGGGCCATTTGGTTTTCCTGCTTCCTTTGGTGAGCGTCCAGCAAATTGCCCAG GCAGCGCTGCATAGGGACGTTGTGGAGCAGCTGCTGCAGAGCCAGAGGGCCTGGGAGGCGAGTGAAGGTGGGCGCCTGTGCAGCAGCCTCCCAGGAGCAGACTGGAGGCAGCGGCAGAGGTGGCAGAGGCGAGTGCAGGCCCAGAAAGAGGCGCTGGTGAGGAGGAGCTTGGAGGGGGACCCAGAAG GGTCTATTCCCACTTGCTCTGACCTCCGGGCCACGTTTCCCTCTGCCTGGAGCGCAGTCCAGATCCACACCATGGACCAGGGCCAGTTCCACGACTGCCTCAGTGTCATTAGCCAGGATCCCACACTCAGCCCAGATCAGGGTCAAGCTGCCCTCCACAAAGCCAAGCAG GTCCTGGGGCCTGTGAGGGCAATGGGGCAGTTGGAGCTGCTGGAGCTGGGCTGGCTGGCCCTCCACCTGACAGAAGAGGAGCTTCATGGGCTGGAGATCCCTGACTGGGGGGTCCTGGCTGTCCTGGGGGGGCTGGAAGGCTGGACAGAGAGACAG ATGCGAGCTGTGAGTAGCCGCCTCCTGCGCCAGAGGCAACAGAGTGGGCAGAGCCTGGGGATGCTGGACTTGGTAGCCCTGGGCCACCTCCTGTGTGGACTGCAGGTGGGCGAGATCCAGGAGCTGAGCGGCCATGAGTTCAG CAAAGCGGCCCCCTTCGTGGGCTCTCTCATGCTCCATTGCTCAGAAGAGAAGCTGGAGGCCCTGGCTGGGCAGCTGGAGGGGCCCCTTGCCTTTGGTCCTGCGGCCTTCTGGGGCCCCGGCATTTTCACTGAGATTGGGACCCTGGCAG CAGGGCTGCCAGACCTCACCCTCTCCTCCCTGGTGCCAGAGCAGCTTCGAGCTCTGACCCCATGCGCTGTGGCCTTGATCCCTGCGCCTAAATTCACA GCGGTGTTCAGCCCAGGCCAGATCCGCAGCCTGACCAGCCTACAGGCCTCGGCAGTGACGCCTCAGCAGTCCCGGCTGCTCAGCCCGGAGCAGAGAGAAGCCCTGGCGCTGGCCCGCT